The Oryzias melastigma strain HK-1 linkage group LG13, ASM292280v2, whole genome shotgun sequence genome window below encodes:
- the LOC112149769 gene encoding claudin-like protein ZF-A89 has product MLSITLQILGFFLGIIGFIGTIIPCFLPMWKITTLNGANFEEILSEGLWMNCVTLSRGRGYDSQINLPEDLQIARVLIVIAIFVSFVGVTLAAAWMNSTNFIMEERRVIGVIVAGICLICAGFLVLIPVCWCAFTIIWNLNSPFATNKQRTELGAALYIGLVTGVLLILGGALLILDKALFILGRAFLILGSMLLILGRGLTNLGGKLLILGKAFLIMGKALLCVHSPQNEIPEYLVKDCPPSTKKKSL; this is encoded by the coding sequence ATGTTATCTATTACTCTTCAGATTCTGGGCTTTTTCCTGGGAATCATTGGCTTCATAGGGACTATCATCCCGTGTTTCCTCCCCATGTGGAAAATAACAACCTTAAATGGAGCCAATTTTGAGGAGATCCTCAGTGAGGGCTTGTGGATGAACTGCGTAACATTGAGCAGAGGGCGCGGCTACGACTCCCAGATAAACTTGCCTGAGGATCTACAGATTGCCAGAGTGCTTATTGTCATCGCAATCTTTGTATCTTTTGTGGGAGTCACATTGGCCGCTGCTTGGATGAACAGCACCAACTTCATCATGGAAGAGCGCCGGGTCATAGGAGTCATTGTTGCAGGAATTTGCTTAATCTGCGCCGGCTTTCTTGTCCTCATTCCAGTGTGCTGGTGTGCTTTTACCATCATCTGGAATCTCAACAGTCCTTTTGCAACCAATAAACAGAGGACGGAGCTGGGAGCGGCTCTCTACATAGGCTTGGTCACAGGTGTACTCCTTATCCTGGGCGGGGCCCTCCTCATCCTAGACAAGGCACTCTTCATCCTGGGCAGGGCATTTCTTATCCTGGGCAGTATGCTTCTTATCCTGGGCAGAGGACTAACTAACCTGGGTGGGAAGCTCCTCATCCTGGGAAAGGCCTTCCTCATCATGGGCAAGGCCCTGCTCTGTGTTCACTCCCCACAAAATGAAATCCCTGAGTATTTGGTCAAGGACTGTCCACCCAGcactaaaaaaaagagtttgtaa